The genomic interval AGTCATAGAACTTCCATTATTCTCCTGAAGATAATAATCGCCAAATAAACCAATACTCAGCTTTACAATATACTAACTAACCGCAGAACGTTATTTCATACAACGTTTCTGCGGCATATCACAAAACGATTACTCCATAACAGGGACAGCAGGCCACTCAATATCAGGTGCAGTTGATGTATCAACACGGTTCAGCAACACCCGATACTTCTTCCAGGCTTCCAGCAACGAGGTTTCTTCCTTCGTTGCAATTTCCAGATCTGCAGCATCCTGAAGCGGCGCAATATGCTCACTGGCTACCT from Salifodinibacter halophilus carries:
- a CDS encoding tail fiber assembly protein — encoded protein: RSVKLRYPENFTWLSPGGEYQKWNGTAWVKDTEAEKLFRIREAEETKKSLMQVASEHIAPLQDAADLEIATKEETSLLEAWKKYRVLLNRVDTSTAPDIEWPAVPVME